CTATCTGTGTGATTCCCAGGGACTTGGCGAGCTTGATCCACTCGTCGGCTGTGTCTACGGTGATGCCGTCGAAGTTGAAGAGGTACGATCGGTAGTTGTCCGGGCCGTCGAGCGCCCAGGGGCCTCCGACGGGCGAGTGCGGAAGGTCCTCGGCCGCACTGACTACTTCCTTTATCACGTCGCGAAGCTCGGCCTGAGGGCATCCGATCAGAGCCGCCTTGGCTCCAGCGAACCCGACCCGGCGCATGCAGCTCGCACTCAGAGCGCCGGCTGGACCTGGAAGCGGTGAGACGTAGGTCCTCAGGTTCAGGGCGAGCGCGCACGCCGCGAAAGGTTCATCGGGCTGACCCTTCAGTCTCAGCGGCACATCCACGAAAGTGAGTTGCTCGACGCCGTCGCCGCTGAGCGAGACGACTTCGAGGACGATGTAGCGCTTCACCGCCGTCGCTCTCAGGACGGCTTCGACCTTCGCATCCCCGAACCGCACTCGGATGCCGCCGGAACTGCTGCGCACTTCCGAGGCGGCGAAACTCCTGCCGTCCTTGCTTATCCTGGCGAAGGGCGACTGCTCAGCGCGGCAGTAGTCCGTGCCGGTTGCCTTGTCAACGAATCGAAGCCCCAGACCGTCGGGTGAGACCTCCAGCCGGATGAGGTCGTTCTCTATCACCGCGCCCATGTTACCTCCTGATGCTGCGCAGGCGATCAGCATCGCCGCCGCACAAAGCACGATTCTAATCATATCGGTTCATGCTCCACGTCATTTCCGTAGCGGTGCGGCGAGGGCATCGAAGTTGGCGTCCATCGGCTGCCACTCGGACCATTGGGTGATTCCGTCGGCCTTGCACCGGTCGCGGAAGTCGGTCAGCCATCCGAGTGCGGCGGCTTTCTCCTCGGGCGTGCCCTTCTCGCCGGCACGCTTGGCCTCGCGCATGACCTTGACATACTCGAGCGAGAGGCGGGCATGCTTTACGCGGGCGAGTACCCCGGGGTTCTCCGCCAGCTTCTCGGCCCTGTCGAAGCACTCCTCGCCCTTCGCCAGGATCTCCGGCGACAGGTGACCGGCGCCTTCATTGGCCCAGATGTTGCCGTGCAGGTTCTCGTCGCGAACCTTCTTGTGCATCGCCTTCAGCCACTCGTGAATCGGCTCGGCGGCCTTGCCGTAGAAGCCGACCAGGAAATCGGCGATCACCAGGTTCACGTCCGCGCCCTCGTCCCAGAGCGTCTTGGCGAGCATGTAGGCTTTCAGGTCGTCCATGAAACCCGCGCCGCCGTCGGGACCCCAACCGGCGTTGTACGTGCCCTGCATGAACATGCCCTTTACGCCGAACCGCTTGTACATCGGAACGTCGGCCTTCAACTCGTCAAGGTCCGGGAGCGGGAGCAGGTAGTTCGGGAAGACCGTGTTGTAGTGCCAGATGTAGAGACAGTCGGTGATATTGCTCCAGTTGCGAATGTTGTCCATGAAGCCCGCGTTCTGCTCGCACCGCTCATAGGGATGGTGCTGGCAGTTGGAGATGGGACAGAGGCGGACGCGGACGTTCGGCCTCGGCTTGGTGATCTTCGGCGGCTTCTCGGTCCATTGATAGGCGAGTGTGTCAATCAGCACGTTCGGATGCTTCTTTGCCACCTCGTCGGCGATCGCGTTGACGAAGCGGAGCATGAGGCCGGAGGGACTGCCCTCCTCGGCATCGACGGCTCTGCACGCGTCGCACTGGCAGTTCTTGTACGTATCGTTCTGGGAGACGGAGAATATCGTCGCCTTAGGGTCATCGGCGATCCACTTCATCACGCCGTCGGTGGCGATCTTCAGGACCTCGGGATTGGTCATGCAGATCTGGGCATAGCCGTCCTGGCGCTTGCCGTCGACCAGCGAGAAGTACTCGGGGTGGTCTTTGAAGTACTTGGCGGGTGGGATCAGTTCGGCGAACGTATGGACGAACCGGCCGTAGCTCACCTTGCCGCCCCGAGTGTCGTCGAGTTTGGCATGGTTGCCGTTGCACTTGTTGCGCGCGGCCCAGTCCGCATCGAAAGCGCCGGAGTAGAACGGTTCGCGGTACTCGAAGCTCGGCGTCTCGGTGATGTCGAGCCTCGGCAGGATGATGGTCCGCTGCTTCGGAATGTAGCTCACGGTCGGTGAATACCACCGGCACCCGAGCACCTTTTCCAGGAACGTGTAGACGCCGTACATCGTGCCTCGCAACCTGCCCCCGACGATGATGAGGTCCGGGCCGAAGGTGCGGATCGTGTAGCCCTCGTCGCCGAGCGCCCTGATATCTATCGGAGTGCCCCTCAGCCGGCGAGTCTCTCCGTCGCCGAGGACGATCATCCGAGCCGGGACCGTGTCTCCCTCGATCTCGATCGGCAGCTTCGCGCCGCTGATCTCGAACAGGAAGTTCTGAAGTTCCTCAGCGGCATGCTCCTCTGACGGGGAAGCCTCCTTCGAGAGCACGATCGTGTAGTCGCTTTTGCCATTCTTCACGAGCGGAAGTCCTTCCGCGGCGGCCTGAGCGCCGACGATAAGTCCTGCGAGCGCGCACATTGCGATGATGTGTCCTGCATGCATGTCCATGCCCCCCATTTCGATGCGAGTGTTACCGGACTGTTCGACGGAGGAGGGCGATTACCTGCATCTCGGGCCGAGTGTCGCTTGCAGAGCCCTCCCTGATCTGCTATGCTTTCGTACAAAACTCCCGGGAAGGAGTTCTCCCAATGGACAGGAAACTCGGCTTCGACACCATCGCGCTGCACGGCGGACAATCTCCCGATCCGGCTACCGGATCGCGGGCGGTGCCCATCTATCAGACGACGTCGTACGTGTTCAAGGACACGGACCACGCGGCGCGCCTGTTCTCGCTGAGCGAGGCAGGCAACATCTACACGCGGATCATGAACCCGACGACGGGTGTTCTGGAGGAGAGAGTCGCGATGCTGGAGGGCGGCATGGGCGCGCTCGCCGTGTCGTCCGGGCAGTCGGCGGAGATGATATCGATCCTGAACCTGGCGAAGGCGGGCGACGAGATCGTTTCGTCGTCGAGCCTCTATGGCGGAACGTATACGCTCTTCAAGCATACACTGTCACGGCTTGGCATCGAGGCTGAGTTCGTCGATGGGAGCGATCCCGCGAACTTCGCGAAGGCGATCACGCCCCGGACGAAATGCCTGTACACTGAGACCATCGGCAACCCGGGGCTCAACGTGCCGGACATCGAGGGCATCGCGAAGGTCGCGCGCGACGCGGGCATCCCGCTGATCATAGACAACACGTTCGCCACGCCTTATCTGTGCCGACCGATCGAGCACGGCGCGGACGTAGTGGTCCATTCGCTGACGAAGTGGATGGGAGGCCACGGCACGTCCATCGGAGGCGCGATCGTGGACTCGGGCAGGTTCGACTGGACGAACGGCAAGTTCCCGCACTTCACGGAGCCCGATCCGAGCTACCACGGCATGGTCTTTTCCGACGCGTGCGGTCCGGCAGCATACATCGCCCGGGCGAGGGTCGCGCTTCTGCGCGATCTTGGTCCGGCTATCAGTCCGTTCAACGCGTTCCTGATCATGCAGGGCATCGAAACGCTCTCTCTCAGGATGGAGAGGCACTGCTCGAACGCGCTGAAGGTGGCGGAGTATTTGGAGAAGCACCCGAGCGTATCGTGGGTGACGTATCCGGGCCTCCCGAGCCATCCCGACCACGAGCGCGCGAAAAAGTACCTGCCGAAGGGCGCAGGCGGGATGCTCGGCTTCGGCATCAAGGACGGGAAGCAAGCCGGCATCAAGTTCATCAACTCGGTCGAACTGCTCAGCCACCTGGCGAACGTCGGCGATGCCAAGTCGCTCGTCATACATCCCGCGAGCACGACTCACCAGCAGCTCACGCCTGAGGAGCAGCGCGCGTCGGGTGTTACCGAGGACTTCATCCGCATGTCGGTCGGCATCGAGGACGTGAACGACATCATCGCAGATATCGAACAGGCGCTGGCGAAATCACGAGCGTAGATATGCAAGTCAACTGCATCGGGGATCATCAGACGGTAAGGTATGCGGCTGGGGA
This is a stretch of genomic DNA from Armatimonadota bacterium. It encodes these proteins:
- a CDS encoding homocysteine synthase → MDRKLGFDTIALHGGQSPDPATGSRAVPIYQTTSYVFKDTDHAARLFSLSEAGNIYTRIMNPTTGVLEERVAMLEGGMGALAVSSGQSAEMISILNLAKAGDEIVSSSSLYGGTYTLFKHTLSRLGIEAEFVDGSDPANFAKAITPRTKCLYTETIGNPGLNVPDIEGIAKVARDAGIPLIIDNTFATPYLCRPIEHGADVVVHSLTKWMGGHGTSIGGAIVDSGRFDWTNGKFPHFTEPDPSYHGMVFSDACGPAAYIARARVALLRDLGPAISPFNAFLIMQGIETLSLRMERHCSNALKVAEYLEKHPSVSWVTYPGLPSHPDHERAKKYLPKGAGGMLGFGIKDGKQAGIKFINSVELLSHLANVGDAKSLVIHPASTTHQQLTPEEQRASGVTEDFIRMSVGIEDVNDIIADIEQALAKSRA
- a CDS encoding DUF4838 domain-containing protein; translated protein: MHAGHIIAMCALAGLIVGAQAAAEGLPLVKNGKSDYTIVLSKEASPSEEHAAEELQNFLFEISGAKLPIEIEGDTVPARMIVLGDGETRRLRGTPIDIRALGDEGYTIRTFGPDLIIVGGRLRGTMYGVYTFLEKVLGCRWYSPTVSYIPKQRTIILPRLDITETPSFEYREPFYSGAFDADWAARNKCNGNHAKLDDTRGGKVSYGRFVHTFAELIPPAKYFKDHPEYFSLVDGKRQDGYAQICMTNPEVLKIATDGVMKWIADDPKATIFSVSQNDTYKNCQCDACRAVDAEEGSPSGLMLRFVNAIADEVAKKHPNVLIDTLAYQWTEKPPKITKPRPNVRVRLCPISNCQHHPYERCEQNAGFMDNIRNWSNITDCLYIWHYNTVFPNYLLPLPDLDELKADVPMYKRFGVKGMFMQGTYNAGWGPDGGAGFMDDLKAYMLAKTLWDEGADVNLVIADFLVGFYGKAAEPIHEWLKAMHKKVRDENLHGNIWANEGAGHLSPEILAKGEECFDRAEKLAENPGVLARVKHARLSLEYVKVMREAKRAGEKGTPEEKAAALGWLTDFRDRCKADGITQWSEWQPMDANFDALAAPLRK